One genomic segment of Cystobacter fuscus DSM 2262 includes these proteins:
- a CDS encoding fatty acid desaturase: protein METLPAFFDPTPVAERRDCPYQAGVTADLSEFRAALATQDMLSGLKQFEARSSVQTAQAILVDWALVFAVWAACLYVSPWLAPLAVLIIGNRQRSLGNLLHDGGHWSLADESGKNDFWVRFFLAPPLFNATGLYRDSHRTHHRHLGSLQDDPDYIHRDEFHQMSWPRILAINVFSWPTWKGSVVGHLPRISWKERAVIGAWWAVVLGVLALVSGPWGAAGFLGLWLAARATVFHFITTFREITDHVGLRPGSLKGFSRNSPRSGLGKLFFHPRNNGYHLLHHLDPRIPFHALPRAHAYCMNLPWYASSHHCDGYFFGKHAIVDCWRGRCPMAIAHAESTPGSRPASVSITAHAG, encoded by the coding sequence ATGGAAACACTTCCAGCATTCTTCGATCCGACCCCCGTCGCCGAACGGCGCGATTGTCCCTATCAAGCGGGCGTCACCGCGGACCTGTCCGAGTTCCGCGCCGCGCTCGCGACGCAGGACATGCTCTCGGGGCTGAAGCAGTTCGAGGCCCGCTCCTCGGTCCAGACGGCGCAGGCCATCCTGGTGGACTGGGCGCTCGTCTTCGCGGTCTGGGCGGCGTGCCTGTACGTGTCACCCTGGCTGGCGCCGCTGGCGGTGCTGATCATCGGCAACCGGCAACGCTCGCTCGGCAACCTCCTCCACGATGGCGGCCACTGGAGCCTGGCCGACGAGAGCGGCAAGAACGACTTCTGGGTTCGCTTCTTCCTGGCGCCGCCGCTCTTCAACGCCACGGGCCTGTACCGGGACAGCCACCGCACCCATCACCGCCACCTGGGCTCGCTCCAGGATGATCCGGACTACATCCACCGGGACGAGTTCCATCAGATGTCCTGGCCGAGGATCCTCGCGATCAACGTGTTCTCCTGGCCGACGTGGAAGGGCTCCGTGGTGGGGCACCTGCCGCGCATCTCCTGGAAGGAGCGGGCGGTGATTGGCGCGTGGTGGGCCGTGGTGCTGGGGGTGCTCGCCCTGGTGTCGGGTCCGTGGGGCGCCGCGGGGTTCCTGGGCCTGTGGCTGGCGGCCAGGGCCACGGTCTTCCACTTCATCACCACGTTCCGGGAGATCACCGACCACGTCGGCCTGCGTCCGGGCTCGCTCAAGGGCTTCAGCCGGAACTCGCCCCGCTCGGGGCTGGGAAAGCTCTTCTTCCACCCGCGCAACAATGGCTATCACCTGCTCCACCACCTGGATCCGCGCATTCCCTTCCATGCCCTGCCTCGGGCTCACGCCTACTGCATGAACCTGCCGTGGTACGCGTCGAGCCACCATTGTGACGGCTACTTCTTCGGGAAGCACGCGATCGTCGACTGCTGGCGGGGACGTTGCCCCATGGCCATCGCCCATGCGGAGTCGACTCCGGGCTCGCGGCCCGCCTCTGTCTCCATCACGGCCCACGCCGGCTGA
- a CDS encoding amino acid adenylation domain-containing protein: protein MSELNRKKLLEKMMQQRRASKQAAPGALLPRSGSSSPLPLSFAQQRLWFLEQLEPGNTAYNVPAAVRLTGELDVRALEKALHGVVRRHEALRTTFDAHEGKPFQVIHPELLVPLPLSDWSGWGREEQERALREARREESARPFDLVRGPLVRARLLRLGERVHVLLYTLHHIISDGWSVGVLVREMAALYQEQRTGRPAQLAPLPVQYADYALWQQSQLSGQALEEALAHWTKRLAGAPRVLELPTDRKRPAVQTHRGARQEVRLSAELTQALQGVCRQQGATLFMGLLAVFQLLLSRYARQEDVVVGTPTAHRPRMETEGLIGFFVNTLVLRTDLSGAPSFRGLLERVKEVALDAFSHQDVPFEKLVERLQPERDTSVSPLFQVMFALQNTPEGQLQVEGLTLREVEGSESQTAQFDLTLALTEVNGALQGAFEFNTDLFEQESIARMARHFQALLKAAVQQPDKSITALPLVDEQQRREILEGWNGTERELPRAPFIHEWVMQQAEHTPDKPAVMFEEQSLTFRELRAGVRRVAAALQARGVGPEVTVGLVVERSVEAVVGLLGVLEAGGSYVPMDPAAPQERLAYMMGDSQTRLLLTQHRLKPRLSFFAGEVLCLDVPEDFPEADFTPPVLHGHSSAYVIYTSGSTGQPKGVQVSHANVLNSTFARRHSYPMAPECYLMLSPFTFDSSVCGIFWTLANGGTLVLPPDALRESASEIPRLIERHRATHLSFTPSLYSAVLELATPEQLRSLRLIIVGSEASPPALLERHARLAPQALLFNEYGPTESTVWSTRHPCVPDPKATTVPIGSPPSNMRAYILDRHLQLVPPGIPGELYIAGDNLARGYLRKPGLTAERFLPDPFARQPGARMYRTGDLARWRTDGVIEFHGRVDHQVKIRGFRIELGEIEEVLTGHPGLVETVVLAREDRPGDKQLVAYVVPAAQPGASAEELRAFLRTKLPEYMVPAFFVTLEALPLTSNGKVDWRALPAPEAGSSESYVAPRDELEEKLTSIWAQLLHLERVGVRDRFFELGGHSLLATQLHTRIRQTFGVELPLRALFESSTVETQAQRVAAVLPSARAALSPILSASREGMLPLSFAQQRLWFLEQLEPGNTAYNMPAAVRLTGELDAAALEKALHGVVRRHEALRTTFDSLEGKPFQVIHPELLVPLPLSDWSGLSAEDKEQALRTARREEASRPFDLMRGPLVRARLLRLGEREHVLLYTLHHIISDGWSVGVLVREMAALYQEQRTGHPAQLAPLPVQYADYALWQQSQLSGQALEEALAHWTKRLAGAPRVLELPTDRKRPAVQTHRGARQDIRLSAELTQELQGVCRQQGATLFMGLLAVFQLLLSRYARQEDVVVGTPTAHRPRMETEGLIGFFVNTLVLRTDLSGAPSFRGLLERVKEVALDAFSHQDVPFEKLVERLQPERDTSVSPLFQVMFALQNTPEEQLQVEGLTLREVEGSESQTAQFDLTLALTEVDGALQGSFEFNTDLFEQESIARMARHFQALLQAAVKQPERPITALPLVDEQEQREILEGWNATERELPRAPFIHEWVMQQAERTPDKPAVVFEEQSLTFRELRAGARRVAAALQARGVGPEVTVGLVVERSVEGVVGLLGVLEAGGSYVPMDPALPQERLAYMMGDSQTRLLLTQRALKPRLSFFAGEVLCLDVPEDFPEADFTSPALDGRHGAYVIYTSGSTGQPKGVQVSHASVLNSTFARHIAFPTRPESYLMLAPFSFDPSVCGIFWTLINGGTLVLPPDALRESASEIPRLIERHRISHLSFTPSLYSAVLELASPEQLRSLRLIIVASEASPPALLERHARVVPQALLFNEYGPTESTVWCTVHPCVPDPKATTVPIGRPISNMRAYILDRHLQLVPPGVPGELYISGDNLARGYLRKPGLTAERFLPDPFARQPGARMYRTGDLARWRTDGVIEFNGRVDHQVKIRGFRIELGEIEEVLTGHPALVETVVLAREDRPGDKQLVAYVVPAARPGPSVEEMRAFLRTKLPEYMVPTFFVTLEALPLTANGKVDWRVLPPPEAPRRQEQVAPRNEREAAVARVFAEVLGLPRVGVTETFFELGGHSLSAVRVFAALRDTLGIQLPLKAIFEAPTVEALARRIERPVSPKGGALVTLREGGHKAPFFAVHPIGGSVFCYAELARSLDPQRPFLALQARGLEGEAPPRERIEEMAAAYVEEIRRVRPLGPYLLGGWSLGGVVAFEMAQQFLRAGEPVALVLIDSYLSSTPSEEASSAELLTGFLQDVTALEGRSVDAWAPGDVSRVEELAPVLEAVGVDAQRGRSLFEVFRAHARALDQYVARPYPGTLFLLRSTDDPDAAMEETWKRLAQGEVRASTLETHHYGLLRAPHVQRLAAWLRACLDEAEQEAGVARSSGRAAGA, encoded by the coding sequence ATGTCCGAGCTGAACCGGAAGAAGTTGCTCGAGAAGATGATGCAGCAGCGCCGCGCCTCGAAGCAGGCGGCGCCGGGGGCGTTGCTGCCCCGCTCGGGATCTTCTTCCCCGCTCCCCTTGTCCTTCGCGCAGCAGAGGCTGTGGTTCCTGGAGCAGTTGGAGCCCGGGAACACGGCGTACAACGTGCCGGCCGCGGTGCGGCTCACGGGCGAGTTGGATGTGCGGGCCCTGGAAAAGGCGCTCCATGGAGTCGTGCGCCGGCACGAGGCGCTGCGCACCACCTTCGACGCCCACGAGGGCAAGCCCTTCCAGGTCATCCACCCCGAGTTGCTCGTGCCGCTGCCGCTGAGTGACTGGAGCGGGTGGGGGAGGGAAGAGCAGGAACGGGCGCTGCGAGAGGCGCGGCGGGAGGAGAGCGCGCGGCCGTTCGACCTGGTGCGCGGACCGCTGGTGCGAGCGCGGCTGCTGCGGCTGGGGGAGCGGGTGCACGTGTTGCTGTACACGCTGCACCACATCATCTCGGATGGCTGGTCCGTGGGCGTGCTGGTGCGGGAAATGGCGGCGCTCTACCAGGAGCAGCGCACCGGCCGGCCCGCTCAGCTCGCGCCGCTGCCGGTGCAGTACGCGGACTACGCGCTCTGGCAGCAGTCGCAGCTGTCCGGACAGGCCCTGGAAGAGGCCCTGGCGCACTGGACCAAGCGCCTGGCCGGAGCACCTCGGGTGCTGGAGTTGCCGACAGACCGGAAGCGGCCCGCGGTCCAGACGCACCGAGGCGCGCGGCAGGAAGTGCGGCTGTCGGCGGAGCTGACGCAGGCGCTCCAGGGCGTGTGCCGCCAGCAGGGCGCCACGCTGTTCATGGGCTTGCTGGCGGTGTTCCAACTGTTGCTCTCGCGCTATGCGAGGCAGGAGGACGTCGTGGTGGGCACGCCCACGGCGCACCGGCCGAGGATGGAGACCGAGGGGCTCATCGGCTTCTTCGTCAACACGCTGGTGCTGCGCACCGACTTGTCCGGAGCACCGAGCTTCCGGGGGCTGCTGGAGCGGGTGAAGGAGGTGGCGCTGGATGCCTTCAGCCACCAGGACGTGCCCTTCGAGAAGCTGGTGGAGCGCTTGCAACCCGAGCGGGACACGAGTGTCTCGCCACTGTTCCAGGTGATGTTCGCGTTGCAGAACACGCCCGAGGGGCAGCTCCAGGTGGAGGGGCTGACGCTGCGTGAGGTGGAGGGTTCGGAGAGTCAGACGGCGCAGTTCGACCTGACCCTGGCGCTCACGGAAGTGAATGGCGCGCTCCAGGGAGCGTTCGAGTTCAACACGGACCTGTTCGAGCAGGAGAGCATCGCGCGCATGGCGCGCCACTTCCAGGCCCTGCTGAAGGCCGCGGTGCAGCAGCCCGACAAGTCCATCACGGCGCTGCCGCTGGTGGACGAGCAGCAGCGGCGGGAAATCCTGGAGGGGTGGAACGGGACGGAGCGGGAGTTGCCGCGAGCGCCCTTCATCCATGAGTGGGTGATGCAGCAGGCCGAGCACACACCGGACAAGCCGGCGGTGATGTTCGAGGAGCAGTCCCTCACCTTTCGTGAGCTGAGGGCAGGGGTGAGGCGGGTGGCCGCCGCGCTCCAGGCGCGAGGGGTAGGCCCCGAGGTGACGGTGGGCCTGGTAGTGGAGCGCTCGGTGGAGGCGGTGGTGGGCCTGCTGGGCGTGCTCGAGGCGGGGGGCAGCTATGTTCCCATGGATCCCGCGGCGCCCCAGGAGCGGCTGGCGTACATGATGGGGGACAGCCAGACGCGGCTGCTCCTCACCCAGCACAGGCTGAAGCCCCGGCTGTCCTTCTTCGCGGGCGAGGTGCTGTGTCTGGATGTGCCGGAGGACTTCCCGGAGGCCGACTTCACCCCGCCGGTACTCCATGGCCACAGCAGTGCGTATGTCATCTACACCTCGGGCTCGACGGGTCAGCCCAAGGGCGTGCAGGTGAGTCACGCCAACGTGCTCAACTCCACGTTCGCTCGTCGCCACAGCTACCCGATGGCGCCCGAGTGCTACTTGATGCTGTCTCCGTTCACCTTCGACTCGTCGGTGTGCGGCATCTTCTGGACGCTGGCCAACGGCGGCACGCTGGTGCTGCCGCCGGATGCGCTGCGAGAGAGTGCCTCGGAGATTCCCCGCCTCATCGAGCGGCACCGTGCCACCCACTTGAGCTTCACGCCGTCGCTCTACAGCGCGGTGTTGGAGCTGGCCACACCCGAGCAGCTCCGCTCCCTGCGGCTCATCATCGTGGGCAGCGAGGCGAGTCCCCCCGCGCTGCTCGAGCGCCATGCCCGCCTGGCACCCCAGGCCCTGCTCTTCAACGAGTACGGCCCCACCGAGTCGACCGTCTGGTCCACCCGGCATCCGTGCGTGCCGGACCCCAAGGCCACCACCGTTCCCATTGGAAGCCCCCCTTCCAACATGCGGGCCTACATCCTGGACCGGCACCTGCAACTCGTGCCGCCCGGGATTCCCGGTGAGCTGTACATCGCCGGTGACAACCTGGCGCGCGGCTACCTGCGCAAGCCGGGACTCACCGCGGAGCGCTTCCTGCCGGACCCCTTCGCTCGCCAACCCGGGGCACGCATGTACCGCACGGGCGACCTGGCGCGTTGGCGCACCGACGGCGTCATCGAGTTCCACGGCCGCGTGGACCACCAGGTGAAGATCCGCGGCTTCCGGATCGAGCTGGGGGAAATCGAGGAGGTGCTCACGGGGCACCCGGGCCTGGTGGAGACGGTGGTGCTCGCGCGCGAGGACCGTCCGGGCGACAAGCAACTGGTGGCCTACGTGGTGCCGGCCGCACAGCCCGGAGCCTCCGCCGAGGAGCTGCGCGCCTTCCTGCGCACGAAGCTACCCGAGTACATGGTGCCCGCGTTCTTCGTGACGCTCGAGGCGCTGCCGCTCACCTCCAATGGCAAGGTGGACTGGCGCGCGCTGCCCGCGCCCGAAGCCGGCTCGAGTGAGTCCTATGTCGCCCCGCGCGATGAGCTCGAGGAGAAGCTCACGTCCATCTGGGCCCAGCTCCTCCACCTGGAGCGGGTCGGGGTGAGGGATCGTTTCTTCGAGTTGGGAGGTCACTCGCTGCTGGCCACGCAGTTGCACACCCGCATCCGGCAGACATTCGGGGTGGAGCTGCCCTTGCGCGCGCTCTTCGAGTCCTCGACGGTGGAGACCCAGGCGCAAAGGGTGGCCGCGGTGCTGCCCTCGGCCCGGGCTGCCTTGTCCCCGATCCTCTCGGCGAGCAGGGAAGGAATGCTCCCGCTGTCCTTCGCGCAGCAGAGGCTGTGGTTCCTGGAGCAGTTGGAGCCTGGGAACACGGCGTACAACATGCCAGCCGCGGTGCGGCTCACGGGCGAGTTGGATGCGGCCGCGCTGGAGAAGGCGCTCCATGGAGTCGTGCGCCGGCACGAGGCGCTGCGCACCACCTTCGACTCCCTTGAGGGCAAGCCCTTCCAGGTCATCCACCCCGAGTTGCTCGTGCCGCTGCCGCTGAGTGACTGGAGTGGACTGAGCGCGGAGGACAAGGAGCAGGCGCTTCGCACGGCACGCCGAGAAGAGGCCTCGCGGCCGTTCGACCTGATGCGCGGACCACTCGTGCGCGCGCGGCTGCTGCGGCTGGGCGAGCGAGAGCACGTGTTGCTGTACACGCTGCACCACATCATCTCGGACGGCTGGTCCGTGGGCGTGCTGGTGCGGGAAATGGCGGCGCTCTACCAGGAGCAGCGCACCGGGCACCCCGCTCAGCTCGCGCCGCTGCCGGTGCAGTACGCGGACTACGCGCTCTGGCAGCAGTCGCAGTTGTCGGGACAGGCGCTGGAAGAGGCCCTGGCGCACTGGACCAAGCGCCTGGCGGGGGCGCCTCGGGTGCTGGAGTTGCCGACGGACCGGAAGCGGCCCGCGGTCCAGACGCACCGGGGCGCGCGGCAGGACATCCGGCTGTCGGCGGAGTTGACCCAGGAGCTCCAGGGCGTGTGCCGTCAGCAGGGCGCCACGCTGTTCATGGGCCTGCTGGCGGTGTTCCAACTGCTGCTCTCGCGCTATGCGAGGCAAGAGGACGTGGTGGTGGGCACGCCCACGGCGCACCGGCCGAGGATGGAGACCGAGGGGCTCATCGGCTTCTTCGTCAACACGCTGGTGCTGCGCACCGACTTGTCCGGAGCACCGAGCTTCCGGGGGCTGCTGGAGCGGGTGAAGGAGGTGGCGCTGGATGCCTTCAGCCACCAGGACGTGCCCTTCGAGAAGCTGGTGGAGCGCTTGCAGCCCGAGCGGGACACGAGCGTCTCGCCGCTGTTCCAGGTGATGTTCGCGTTGCAGAACACGCCCGAGGAGCAGCTCCAGGTGGAGGGGCTGACGCTGCGCGAGGTGGAGGGCTCGGAGAGCCAGACGGCGCAGTTCGACCTGACGCTGGCGCTCACGGAGGTGGACGGCGCGCTCCAGGGCTCATTCGAGTTCAACACGGACCTGTTCGAGCAGGAGAGCATCGCGCGCATGGCGCGCCACTTCCAGGCACTGCTCCAAGCGGCGGTGAAACAACCCGAGCGCCCGATCACGGCGCTACCGCTGGTGGACGAGCAGGAGCAGCGAGAGATCCTGGAGGGGTGGAACGCAACAGAGCGGGAGTTGCCGCGAGCGCCCTTCATCCATGAGTGGGTGATGCAGCAGGCCGAGCGCACGCCGGACAAGCCGGCGGTGGTGTTCGAGGAGCAGTCCCTCACCTTCCGCGAGCTGAGGGCAGGGGCGAGACGGGTGGCCGCCGCGCTCCAGGCGCGAGGAGTGGGGCCCGAGGTGACGGTGGGCCTGGTGGTGGAGCGCTCGGTGGAGGGAGTGGTGGGTCTGCTGGGCGTGCTCGAGGCGGGGGGCAGTTATGTGCCCATGGACCCCGCGCTGCCCCAGGAGCGACTGGCATACATGATGGGGGACAGCCAGACGCGGCTGCTGCTCACCCAGCGCGCACTGAAGCCCCGGCTGTCCTTCTTCGCGGGCGAGGTGCTGTGTCTGGATGTGCCGGAGGACTTCCCGGAGGCGGACTTCACCTCGCCGGCACTCGATGGCCGCCACGGCGCGTATGTCATCTACACGTCGGGCTCGACGGGTCAGCCCAAGGGCGTGCAGGTGAGCCATGCCAGCGTGCTCAACTCCACGTTCGCCCGGCACATCGCCTTCCCCACGAGGCCCGAGAGCTACCTGATGTTGGCGCCGTTCTCCTTTGATCCGTCCGTGTGCGGCATCTTCTGGACGCTGATCAATGGAGGCACGCTGGTGCTGCCGCCGGATGCGCTGCGGGAGAGTGCCTCGGAGATTCCCCGCCTCATCGAGCGGCATCGCATCAGTCATTTGAGCTTCACGCCGTCGCTCTACAGCGCGGTGCTGGAGCTGGCCTCGCCCGAGCAGCTCCGCTCCCTGCGGCTCATCATCGTGGCCAGCGAGGCGAGCCCTCCCGCGCTGCTCGAGCGCCATGCCCGCGTGGTGCCCCAGGCCCTGCTCTTCAACGAGTACGGCCCCACCGAGTCGACCGTCTGGTGCACCGTGCATCCGTGTGTGCCGGATCCCAAGGCCACCACCGTCCCCATCGGGCGCCCCATCTCCAACATGCGGGCCTACATCCTGGATCGGCATCTGCAACTCGTGCCGCCCGGAGTGCCCGGGGAGTTGTACATCTCGGGTGACAACCTGGCGCGCGGCTACCTGCGCAAGCCGGGACTCACCGCGGAGCGCTTCCTGCCAGACCCCTTCGCGCGCCAACCCGGGGCGCGCATGTACCGCACGGGCGACCTGGCGCGCTGGCGCACCGATGGCGTCATCGAGTTCAACGGCCGCGTGGACCACCAGGTGAAGATCCGTGGCTTCCGGATCGAGCTGGGGGAAATCGAGGAGGTGCTCACCGGGCACCCCGCGTTGGTGGAGACGGTGGTGCTCGCGCGCGAGGACCGCCCGGGTGACAAGCAACTGGTGGCCTACGTGGTGCCGGCCGCACGGCCCGGACCCTCGGTGGAGGAGATGCGCGCCTTCCTGCGCACGAAGCTGCCGGAGTACATGGTGCCCACGTTCTTCGTGACGCTCGAGGCGCTGCCGCTCACCGCCAACGGCAAGGTGGACTGGCGCGTGCTCCCGCCTCCGGAAGCCCCCCGCCGTCAGGAGCAGGTGGCTCCGCGCAACGAGCGGGAAGCGGCCGTGGCCCGGGTGTTCGCCGAGGTGCTCGGACTGCCTCGCGTGGGGGTCACCGAGACGTTCTTCGAGCTGGGTGGGCACTCGCTCAGCGCCGTCCGGGTGTTCGCGGCGCTGCGGGACACGCTGGGCATCCAACTGCCCCTCAAGGCCATCTTCGAGGCGCCCACCGTCGAGGCGCTCGCGCGGCGCATCGAGCGGCCCGTGTCCCCCAAGGGCGGAGCGCTCGTCACGTTGCGCGAGGGCGGACACAAGGCGCCCTTCTTCGCGGTGCACCCCATCGGGGGCAGCGTCTTCTGCTACGCCGAGCTGGCCCGGAGCCTCGATCCCCAGCGTCCCTTCCTGGCCCTGCAAGCGCGGGGTCTGGAGGGAGAGGCCCCGCCGCGCGAGCGGATCGAGGAGATGGCGGCGGCCTATGTCGAGGAGATCCGCCGGGTGCGTCCCCTCGGGCCCTATCTCCTGGGCGGCTGGTCCCTGGGCGGCGTGGTGGCCTTCGAGATGGCCCAGCAGTTCCTGCGCGCGGGCGAGCCGGTGGCCCTGGTGCTCATCGACAGCTACCTGAGTTCCACGCCCTCGGAGGAAGCCTCGTCCGCCGAGCTGCTCACGGGGTTCCTCCAGGACGTGACGGCGCTGGAGGGGCGCTCGGTCGACGCCTGGGCGCCGGGGGACGTGAGCCGAGTGGAGGAACTCGCGCCGGTTCTCGAGGCCGTGGGCGTGGACGCGCAGCGGGGGCGGAGCCTCTTCGAGGTCTTCCGTGCCCATGCCCGGGCGCTCGACCAGTACGTGGCCCGGCCCTATCCGGGAACGCTCTTCCTGCTGCGCTCGACGGATGATCCGGACGCGGCCATGGAGGAAACCTGGAAGCGGCTGGCCCAGGGCGAGGTGCGCGCCTCCACGCTGGAGACCCACCACTACGGGCTGCTGCGTGCGCCCCACGTCCAGCGGTTGGCCGCGTGGCTGCGTGCGTGTCTCGACGAGGCGGAGCAGGAGGCTGGGGTGGCACGGTCCTCCGGACGGGCGGCGGGAGCGTGA
- a CDS encoding MFS transporter — MRPFFILWIGQLLSSIGSELTRFAIGVWVYQRTGAVNDFAFISLSLLLPRLLVLPFAGVLVDRWSRRKVMLLADTASALCTLALYGVLTTSGALNLWLINVLVMLGAASGGVHSVAYKASYPLLVPKEQLGRVNGVVQGQYAAAQLIAPLLAGSLLGLAGLETIIAIDMGTFLVAVLTLMTLRIPQPLVQRERKESIWRQLGAGWHELRSRPGLVGLLLVFSFVFFNLGMAEVLLTPLVLSFGSPAQLGVVMTAGGVGMLGGSVLMSVWGGPRALMAGMLGLFPVQGAMFLLGGLTPSALVAATGVFGFSFVFPIILGCNNSLWQRKTPLAFQGRVFALRDMVDSLLTPLGYLVAGPLADRVFEPLLMPGGALASSVGAVIGVGPGRGVGFLFILLGLNTFIAAAVGLLHPRVRRLEQELPDALHDEAVGGPARPEDSRRGAEPHVVQEQRAVAVQPQADARES, encoded by the coding sequence GTGAGGCCCTTCTTCATCCTGTGGATCGGCCAGCTCCTGTCGTCCATCGGCTCCGAGTTGACGCGCTTCGCGATCGGAGTCTGGGTCTACCAGCGCACCGGCGCGGTGAATGACTTCGCGTTCATCTCGCTCAGTCTTCTGCTCCCCCGGCTCCTGGTGCTGCCCTTCGCGGGGGTGCTGGTGGACCGGTGGAGCCGGCGCAAGGTGATGCTGCTGGCCGACACGGCCTCGGCGCTGTGCACGCTCGCCCTGTACGGCGTGCTCACGACCTCCGGAGCCTTGAACCTCTGGCTCATCAATGTCCTGGTCATGCTGGGCGCCGCCTCCGGGGGCGTGCACTCGGTGGCCTACAAGGCGTCCTATCCGCTGCTCGTGCCCAAGGAGCAGCTCGGACGGGTCAACGGGGTGGTGCAGGGGCAGTACGCCGCGGCGCAGCTCATCGCCCCCCTGTTGGCCGGCTCGCTGTTGGGACTGGCGGGCCTGGAGACCATCATCGCCATCGACATGGGCACGTTCCTCGTCGCCGTGCTCACCTTGATGACGCTGCGCATTCCCCAGCCCCTCGTCCAGCGCGAGCGGAAGGAGTCGATCTGGCGTCAGCTCGGCGCGGGCTGGCACGAGCTGCGCAGCCGGCCCGGACTGGTGGGACTGCTGCTCGTGTTCTCCTTCGTCTTCTTCAATCTGGGAATGGCGGAGGTGTTGCTGACGCCCCTCGTCTTGTCCTTCGGCTCGCCCGCGCAGCTCGGCGTGGTGATGACCGCGGGAGGGGTGGGGATGCTGGGTGGCAGCGTGCTCATGAGCGTCTGGGGAGGACCCAGGGCTCTCATGGCCGGCATGCTCGGCTTGTTCCCCGTCCAGGGAGCCATGTTCCTGCTCGGGGGCCTCACGCCCTCGGCGCTCGTCGCCGCGACGGGGGTGTTCGGCTTCTCGTTCGTCTTCCCCATCATCCTCGGGTGCAACAACTCCCTCTGGCAGCGCAAGACGCCGCTGGCCTTCCAGGGGCGCGTCTTCGCGCTCCGGGACATGGTGGACTCCCTGCTCACGCCCCTGGGGTACCTCGTCGCCGGACCCCTGGCGGACCGCGTCTTCGAGCCCCTGCTCATGCCCGGCGGCGCGCTGGCCTCGAGCGTCGGCGCGGTGATTGGCGTGGGCCCGGGCCGGGGCGTCGGGTTCCTCTTCATCCTCCTGGGGCTCAATACGTTCATCGCCGCGGCCGTGGGGCTGCTGCACCCGCGCGTGCGCCGGCTCGAGCAGGAGCTGCCCGATGCGCTCCATGACGAGGCGGTGGGCGGCCCGGCCCGGCCCGAGGACTCACGGCGAGGTGCAGAACCCCACGTCGTCCAGGAGCAGCGTGCCGTCGCCGTCCAACCGCAGGCGGATGCGCGAGAGTCGTGA